CAGTATTTGCCCCTGGCTTGAAAGAATTAAGACACCAATAAAACTGATACACAATCCCAGTATAGATTTAATCTTTAAGGGTTGTTTCAAAAGTGGTGCTGACATTAACATGAGGACTATCGGCCAGACAAAATTTGCCGGTTGTGCCACCTGTGCAGGAAGAAGGCTATATGCCTTGAAAACAAAAAGGTAATATAAAAAGGGATTTAAAAAACCCTGAAGCATGGATAAACCCAATCCATAGAGACCTGATCTTTTTATCTCGGAAAATTTTTTCTGAATGACAATAAAAAAGCAAAGGACAAAAAAAGAGGTTACATTTGCCACTAAGAGGACCTGGATATTATTCATCTCCCTCAGGGCAATCTTAAAGGCAGTAGCAACAGTAGACCACAAGAAAACTGTAAGTGATGCATACAGATAAGCCATGGATTGATTTTTATGTGTTGTCATATAAAGATGGGAATTACATACCCATGTATGCCCTGTGAACTTCCTCTGAACCAAGAAGTTCAGAGGCTGTTCCTGAATGGACAATCCTTCCGTTCTGGATAATATATCCCCTGTGGGCTATCTCAAGTGCCTCCTGGACCATCTGCTCTACAAGGAGTATGGTTGTCCCTTTTCTGTTTATATCCTTTATGATCTCCATCATCTTATCCACCATGCTGGGCATCAATCCCAGGGACATCTCATCGAGCATGAGGAGTTTAGGCTTTGACATAAGACCCCTTGCTATGGCGAGCATCTGCTGCTCTCCGCCACTCAATGTCTCGGCAGTCTGTTTAGCTCGGGATTTAAGAACAGGAAATATCTTAAAGAGTTCATCTTTTCTTCTATTGATCTCTGACTTTGAATCCTCTATATATGCGCCCAATTCGAGATTTTGCTCAACAGAAAGCTTTGGAAACAGTCGCCTACCTTCAGGGACATAACTTATGCCGAGCTTAAGGATCTCATGTGCCTTAAGCCGTGAGATGTCTCTGCCCTCAAAGAAGACCTTTCCCTGAAGAGGACGATTTAAACCGCATATGGTCCGCATGGTTGTAGTCTTGCCTGCACCATTGGCTCCCACAATTGCCACAAGTTCACCTTGCATAACCTCCAGTGTGATACCATGTAAAACAGGCACACCGTCGTAACCGGCATGTATATGAGAGACCCTTAATATGGGTTCAGCCATTTGTCCTGTCATCCTTTCTTTCTTTGTAAGACTTACTATATTTTGCCCCCAGATAAGCCTCTATAACCCGTTCATTTTTTACTATAGATTCAGGGACATCTTCGGCTATCTTCACCCCTCCATCGAGGACGACTATCTTGTCTGCTATGGGCATGATACCTTCCATCACATGTTCTACAATGATTATGGTCATGCCATCATCTCTTAACCGCTTGATCACCTCGATGGATGCCTTCATCTCTGTAGAGGTAAGCCCTGCCATGACCTCGTCCAGCATAAGTAGTTTGGGTTTCGTTGCCAGTGCCCGGGCCATTTCAAGACGTTTTTTACCCCCTATAGATAGCTCGCCTGCCAGTTTCTTTTGAAAATGTTCGAGTTTGCAGAGCCTTATACACTCCGCAGCCCTTTCAAAGGCGATATGATTTTCCTTAGAATAGAGAAATGCACCTACAAGGACATTGTCAAAGACAGTCATATCCTTCAGAGGCCGGACGACCTGAAATGTCCTTACAGCCCCTTTTCTGGCAATCTCATAAGGCTTAAAACCAGTAATATCCTCTCCGTCAAAAATGATCCTACCACCTGATGGCTTATAGTGACCAGAGATACAGTTAAAAAGGGTTGTTTTGCCTGCTCCATTTGGGCCTATGAGCCCCACAATAGACCCCTTTTCCACATTAAAGCTTACCCCATCACATGCAATAAGCTCTCCAAACTTCATTGTCACATCATGGGCCTCAAGGAGTGCCATCTTCTTCTATTCCCCTATTAGTCCTTTTTTTCATCACAAGCTTCTTCTGTAAATAATGAAGGATACCTATCATCCCTGCCGGCTGTTTTATAACCATCAAAATGATAAGAAGACCGAAGATAATAAGGTCTACACCGCCTCCAAGACCACCCCAGAATGCCCTTGTATATTCCTGAAGAGGAATTAGAACTGCTGCACCAAGGAGTGGTCCAGCAAGGGTTCCTGAACCACCTAATATTGTCACCAGAACAAACTTCATGGATGTATCAAGAGACATAACCATGGGGGGATCAACCCTTAGATTATATTGCACAAAAAAAGCACCGCAAAGTGCAGCCATAGAGGCAGACAATGCCATGGCAGTAAGCTTCACTGCCGTGCTATTCACACCCAGGGATTCTGCGGTTTCCTGACCTTCCTTTACGGCGCGCATATAGTAACCAAAACGATGTCCTTCAAGCCACCTGACAATACCGAAAATAATTATAAAGATCACAAGGGCACAGTAATAGTAGTGTGTTTTGGAGCTATGCCACATAATATTCCTTATACCTTCTGCAATAATGGGATAGTCAAGACCTAAAGCACCCCCTATCCAATCCCATACAAGAAAAACCCGGTTAAATATCTCAACTATGGCAAATGTGGCAATGGCAAAATAATGGCCACTTAACTTAAAACATGGATAACTTATTATAACTGCCACACAGGCAGCTATAATCATGCCTATAAGTATACCTAACCAGGGTGTTCCACCATATGTAACAACAGCCATTCCTGCACCGTATGCCCCTATACCGAAAAAAACCGAGTGGCCAAAGGAGACCTGACCACAGTAGCCACCGATAATATTCCAGGCCTGTGCCATGCTTGCAAAGAGCATAATGAGGATCATAATGTGCATACGGAATGAATTGGCTGCAAAAGTAGGTATAAGGGGCAAAATTAAAAGCAGTATTATAAAACCAAGCCAGGCAGCATCTTTTCCACTTAATCTTTTTTCCCTTACGTGTCTTACCATCCAAAAATACCTTTGGGTCTTAAAAATACCACAGCGAGATATAGACCGAACACAGCTATATATTTAAAAACAGGTGCCACATAAAAGCCAGCAAGCGCCTCGACAACCCCAACAAGGAGGCCAGCAAGGAATGCCCCAGGGATACTTCCAAATCCACCCATGGCTACACACACAAAGGCAATGAGCCCAAACATAGAACCAACCTCTGGATGGACCGCCAGATATGAAGGCATAATGCCGCCAGCTATGCCTACACATGCACCTCCAATACCGAAAACAAGAACATAGACTTTTTCTGTATTTATCCCCATAAGTTCTGCTGCTTCACGATCCATGGCCGTTGCCTGAACAGCCCAGCCAAACTTCGTGGTGCTTACCATGAGATATATGATGCCAACAACAATGAGTGCCAGCAAACCAGCTGTTAATTGAGGTATTGGAAAGATTAGACCACTTATTTGAATTGTCTTATCCCCTAACCATGTATTGGAGAGGATGCGAAAATTGGGAGAAAATCTGTTCATGCAGAAATTCTTGAGAAACATGGCAAGACCAAAAGTAGCGAGAAGGGCCACAAGGCCTGGTCTGCCTATGGTAAAACGGATAATCAATTTATATGTAAGCACGCCTATGATAAATATAAAAACACCTGATGCGACAATGGATATGAGAGGGTCTATGTTGGCAATGAAACCAAGCCAATAACTTACATACATGGCCACCATGAGATACTCACCGTGGGCAAAATTTATAATATCCATAACACCCCAGATAAGGCATAAACCTGCTGCCACCAGGGCATAAATCATCCCGCTCAATAGTCCATCAATGAGAACTTGAATAAATGTTTCCATACAGACTTACAGCCTCTCTGTTTTAAAGAAACAGGCTTTAAGGGAACCCTGAGGATTCCCTTAAATCTTCCATTTAATCAATTTTTCCTATCTTTTATTCCATGGTTTCATTGGAAATACGATCTCAGTATCACCCATCTCTTCAGGATATATGCGTCTATACTGACCTTTCTGAAGCTGAGTAACAATACTTTGCGCCTTTATATTCTGACCACCCTTTACAAATGCCACCTTCCCACCCAGAGAAAGCGGTGAATCCCAAGTGTTG
The sequence above is drawn from the Syntrophorhabdaceae bacterium genome and encodes:
- a CDS encoding ABC transporter ATP-binding protein, whose translation is MALLEAHDVTMKFGELIACDGVSFNVEKGSIVGLIGPNGAGKTTLFNCISGHYKPSGGRIIFDGEDITGFKPYEIARKGAVRTFQVVRPLKDMTVFDNVLVGAFLYSKENHIAFERAAECIRLCKLEHFQKKLAGELSIGGKKRLEMARALATKPKLLMLDEVMAGLTSTEMKASIEVIKRLRDDGMTIIIVEHVMEGIMPIADKIVVLDGGVKIAEDVPESIVKNERVIEAYLGAKYSKSYKERKDDRTNG
- a CDS encoding ABC transporter ATP-binding protein → MAEPILRVSHIHAGYDGVPVLHGITLEVMQGELVAIVGANGAGKTTTMRTICGLNRPLQGKVFFEGRDISRLKAHEILKLGISYVPEGRRLFPKLSVEQNLELGAYIEDSKSEINRRKDELFKIFPVLKSRAKQTAETLSGGEQQMLAIARGLMSKPKLLMLDEMSLGLMPSMVDKMMEIIKDINRKGTTILLVEQMVQEALEIAHRGYIIQNGRIVHSGTASELLGSEEVHRAYMGM
- a CDS encoding branched-chain amino acid ABC transporter permease — translated: METFIQVLIDGLLSGMIYALVAAGLCLIWGVMDIINFAHGEYLMVAMYVSYWLGFIANIDPLISIVASGVFIFIIGVLTYKLIIRFTIGRPGLVALLATFGLAMFLKNFCMNRFSPNFRILSNTWLGDKTIQISGLIFPIPQLTAGLLALIVVGIIYLMVSTTKFGWAVQATAMDREAAELMGINTEKVYVLVFGIGGACVGIAGGIMPSYLAVHPEVGSMFGLIAFVCVAMGGFGSIPGAFLAGLLVGVVEALAGFYVAPVFKYIAVFGLYLAVVFLRPKGIFGW
- a CDS encoding branched-chain amino acid ABC transporter permease, yielding MVRHVREKRLSGKDAAWLGFIILLLILPLIPTFAANSFRMHIMILIMLFASMAQAWNIIGGYCGQVSFGHSVFFGIGAYGAGMAVVTYGGTPWLGILIGMIIAACVAVIISYPCFKLSGHYFAIATFAIVEIFNRVFLVWDWIGGALGLDYPIIAEGIRNIMWHSSKTHYYYCALVIFIIIFGIVRWLEGHRFGYYMRAVKEGQETAESLGVNSTAVKLTAMALSASMAALCGAFFVQYNLRVDPPMVMSLDTSMKFVLVTILGGSGTLAGPLLGAAVLIPLQEYTRAFWGGLGGGVDLIIFGLLIILMVIKQPAGMIGILHYLQKKLVMKKRTNRGIEEDGTP